Proteins found in one Thermoflexus sp. genomic segment:
- a CDS encoding lamin tail domain-containing protein has translation MPRISRLILTALLGLSGMILLALLPPVIQRSQAETPGVWITAVHPDGVFSGEPDEAVQLTAFGPGPVDLSGWSLRDRLTGTGGLRFPSGFTIAPGASIWVAHHALSFTLAFGHPPDAAVFTDGLETVRPVSGVWPGFANSGDEVALRDSTGALVDAVLYGEGYTETIGWHGPLVRAYSIPGTRSEGRILFRRFDPSTGLPIDTDTADDWASDARDPWQGRRVRFPGWAPERYERPLRITGTIPMTLIVAPDHAFEAVAAWIDGARVSIRGEMFTFEHPRLAERLAAAARRGVSVTMLLEGTPPGGITDDERYACRLLREAGGQCLIMRNAPAAIPPAMRRYAYAHAKFLVRDDQGVLIGTENLSPRAMPDDPKGDGTEGQRGVLVAFESPEAAAFLNELFRRDTDPIFRDVAPLTENPPPTYTPPITLGGSAYPVRFPEPIPIIATDLALIIGPEGMLNLNVGLWPLLREAGAGDRIEAQQLTMPAWWGPGAADPASAPIISPNLYLTALIEAADRGASVRLLLDRFYDDPTASRNNAATIAWIETLRTLRPTLSDTLQARLGNPGGRGLHNKMTLIRLRGEPYILLSSANGTETSHKLNRELTLLFRSEEGFAALSELFRFDWELARPKVYLPLVFQGYRPPHLLISEVLVNALGVDPNEEWVELYHPGGAPLDLSGYGIGDAAAPGDYEGMYRFPAGTVLGPGQVIVVAVSAQAFSARYGVLPNFELAGTDPRVPDLIPDPGWGRGSWNLNNTQDEVVLIGPEGEIDRVEWGSAPRCPAPPRGQSLERFPANRDMDTCADWRIQAFPSPGMVPR, from the coding sequence ATGCCTCGAATCTCACGCCTGATCCTGACGGCGCTTCTGGGCCTCAGCGGGATGATCCTGCTCGCTCTGCTCCCCCCGGTCATCCAGCGCTCCCAGGCGGAAACCCCGGGGGTATGGATCACAGCGGTCCATCCCGATGGCGTATTTTCCGGCGAGCCGGATGAAGCCGTCCAGCTGACCGCCTTCGGACCCGGGCCTGTGGATCTGAGCGGATGGAGCCTGCGCGACCGCCTGACGGGGACCGGAGGGTTGCGGTTCCCCTCGGGGTTCACCATCGCCCCGGGGGCGTCGATCTGGGTGGCTCACCACGCGCTTTCCTTCACACTGGCCTTCGGGCATCCACCGGACGCCGCCGTCTTCACCGACGGCCTGGAGACCGTGCGCCCGGTGAGCGGGGTGTGGCCCGGCTTCGCCAATTCCGGCGATGAGGTGGCGCTTCGGGATTCCACCGGGGCGCTGGTCGACGCGGTGCTTTACGGCGAAGGATACACGGAAACCATCGGATGGCACGGTCCTCTGGTTCGAGCTTACAGCATCCCGGGAACCCGGAGTGAAGGCCGGATCCTGTTCCGTCGCTTCGATCCTTCTACAGGGCTTCCCATCGACACGGATACCGCGGACGACTGGGCCAGCGATGCCCGGGATCCATGGCAGGGGCGCCGGGTCCGCTTCCCGGGATGGGCGCCGGAACGCTATGAACGGCCGCTGCGGATCACCGGGACGATCCCGATGACGCTCATCGTGGCTCCCGATCACGCCTTCGAGGCCGTCGCCGCCTGGATCGACGGCGCCCGGGTTTCCATCCGCGGGGAGATGTTCACCTTTGAGCATCCTCGGCTGGCCGAGCGGCTGGCCGCGGCCGCGCGGCGGGGCGTCTCCGTCACCATGCTCCTGGAAGGGACGCCCCCTGGTGGGATCACGGACGATGAGCGCTACGCCTGCCGGCTTCTGCGCGAGGCGGGCGGCCAGTGCCTGATCATGCGGAACGCGCCGGCGGCGATCCCGCCCGCGATGCGCCGCTACGCTTACGCCCACGCCAAGTTCCTGGTCCGGGATGACCAGGGAGTGCTGATCGGGACAGAGAACCTGAGCCCCCGGGCCATGCCGGATGATCCGAAGGGGGATGGAACGGAGGGTCAGCGGGGCGTGCTGGTGGCGTTCGAATCCCCTGAGGCCGCCGCCTTTCTGAACGAACTGTTCCGCCGGGACACGGATCCGATCTTCCGGGATGTGGCGCCGCTGACGGAAAATCCCCCGCCGACCTACACTCCGCCCATCACCCTGGGCGGAAGCGCTTACCCGGTCCGTTTCCCGGAACCGATCCCGATCATCGCAACGGATCTCGCCCTCATCATCGGTCCGGAGGGGATGCTGAATCTGAATGTCGGCCTGTGGCCGCTGCTCCGGGAAGCGGGCGCGGGAGATCGAATCGAAGCCCAGCAGCTGACCATGCCGGCGTGGTGGGGGCCGGGCGCCGCCGATCCGGCCAGCGCGCCCATCATCTCCCCCAATCTCTACCTCACCGCGCTGATCGAGGCGGCGGATCGCGGCGCATCGGTGCGCCTGCTGCTGGATCGCTTTTACGATGATCCCACAGCGTCCCGCAACAACGCGGCGACGATCGCGTGGATCGAAACCCTGCGAACGCTTCGGCCGACCCTTTCCGATACCCTCCAGGCGCGCCTGGGGAACCCGGGCGGGCGAGGCCTGCATAACAAGATGACCCTCATCCGCCTTCGAGGGGAGCCCTATATCCTCCTGAGCTCGGCCAACGGCACCGAGACCTCTCACAAGCTGAACCGGGAGCTAACGCTTCTCTTCCGATCGGAGGAAGGGTTCGCCGCCCTGAGCGAGCTGTTCCGCTTCGACTGGGAGCTCGCCCGGCCCAAGGTGTATCTCCCCCTGGTCTTTCAGGGCTACCGGCCGCCCCACCTGCTGATCAGCGAGGTGCTGGTCAATGCCTTGGGGGTCGATCCGAACGAAGAGTGGGTGGAACTGTATCATCCGGGCGGCGCCCCGCTGGATCTCTCAGGCTACGGGATCGGCGACGCGGCGGCCCCGGGGGACTACGAAGGGATGTATCGCTTTCCCGCCGGCACCGTCCTCGGGCCCGGGCAGGTCATCGTGGTGGCCGTGTCCGCCCAGGCGTTCTCCGCCCGCTATGGGGTTCTCCCGAACTTCGAGCTGGCGGGGACGGATCCGCGGGTCCCGGATCTCATCCCGGATCCCGGCTGGGGGCGGGGCTCGTGGAACCTGAACAACACCCAGGATGAGGTCGTTCTGATCGGCCCGGAGGGGGAAATCGATCGGGTGGAATGGGGAAGCGCGCCGCGTTGCCCCGCCCCACCCCGGGGCCAGAGCCTGGAGCGCTTCCCGGCGAACCGGGATATGGACACATGCGCCGACTGGCGGATCCAGGCGTTCCCATCGCCCGGCATGGTCCCTCGCTGA